One Mycoavidus sp. HKI genomic region harbors:
- the msbA gene encoding lipid A export permease/ATP-binding protein MsbA: MNQPSTVTVILKRIWSYLKAHRWIMLLAIISMAIVAASEAGIPALLKPLLDKGFGAKDQASRLKWLVPLAVIGLALVRGAAQYASNYLLSWVSNRVLLDLRLHMFQRMLHASAFFFQRETASTIINAVVFEVNQVLNILTGVLITLVRDSLAVLFLLAYLFYLNWQLTLIVAVILPIIGWLVGKINVRLRRLNREHQRLTNELSYIVEETVGGYKVVKVHHGEPYEMKRFAAMSTRLRGYAMRMTVSGALAQPLTQFLASIALAAVLVIAVMQSTTDQTTIGGFVAFVTAMLLIISPLKHLIDINQPLQRGVTAAELIFGLIDEPAEPAGGGRALLRAQGKVEFQQVCFSYGQANAPTLRDLSFTVAPGEVCALVGQSGSGKTTLINLLPRFFDPSAGQILIDDVPLTEYQLTDVRSQLAFVSQEVVLFNDSIAANVAYGQTIDRVRVQHALAAAHLTELMAELPDGMDTSIGGNGMRLSGGQRQRLAIARAIYKDAPILILDEATSALDAESERHVQAALEVLMRGRTTLVIAHRLATIERANRILVLEAGQIVEQGRHAELLQQNGRYAQLYHLQHQSQ; this comes from the coding sequence ATGAATCAACCTTCCACTGTTACTGTCATCCTAAAGCGTATTTGGAGTTATCTGAAAGCGCATCGCTGGATCATGTTGTTGGCGATCATTTCAATGGCTATTGTAGCGGCCAGCGAGGCGGGTATTCCCGCTTTGCTTAAACCTTTATTAGATAAAGGCTTTGGCGCTAAAGACCAAGCCTCGCGGCTTAAATGGTTGGTGCCGTTAGCGGTGATTGGCTTGGCTTTAGTGCGCGGCGCAGCGCAATATGCCTCTAATTATCTGCTGTCGTGGGTTTCTAATCGCGTGTTGCTCGATTTGCGTTTACATATGTTTCAGCGCATGTTGCATGCGAGTGCGTTTTTTTTCCAGCGCGAGACCGCCAGCACCATCATTAATGCGGTGGTTTTTGAAGTGAACCAAGTGCTAAATATACTGACAGGTGTATTGATTACATTGGTGCGAGATTCATTAGCGGTGCTTTTTCTGCTGGCCTATCTGTTTTATTTAAATTGGCAACTGACCTTAATTGTAGCGGTGATTCTACCCATCATCGGCTGGCTCGTCGGCAAAATTAATGTACGCTTACGGCGCTTAAACCGCGAGCATCAGCGATTAACCAATGAGCTTTCTTATATTGTTGAAGAGACAGTAGGGGGCTATAAGGTGGTCAAAGTTCATCATGGCGAGCCTTACGAAATGAAGCGTTTTGCGGCGATGAGCACGCGCCTGCGCGGTTATGCGATGCGCATGACCGTTTCCGGTGCGCTCGCGCAACCGCTGACGCAGTTTTTGGCTTCAATTGCATTGGCCGCTGTACTGGTGATTGCGGTGATGCAGTCGACCACCGATCAAACTACGATCGGCGGATTTGTGGCGTTTGTGACGGCCATGCTGTTGATTATCTCGCCACTCAAACATCTGATTGATATTAACCAGCCGTTGCAACGGGGGGTGACTGCAGCGGAGTTGATTTTTGGGCTGATTGACGAACCTGCTGAACCCGCGGGAGGCGGGCGCGCTTTGCTGCGCGCGCAGGGTAAGGTTGAATTCCAACAGGTGTGCTTTAGTTATGGGCAAGCCAATGCGCCTACGTTGCGCGACCTTTCATTTACGGTGGCGCCTGGCGAAGTGTGCGCCTTAGTGGGTCAATCGGGGAGTGGCAAAACCACCCTGATTAACCTGCTGCCGAGGTTTTTCGACCCTAGTGCTGGCCAGATTTTAATCGACGATGTGCCGCTTACTGAGTATCAGCTAACCGATGTGCGCAGTCAGCTTGCCTTTGTCAGTCAAGAGGTGGTGCTGTTTAACGATTCGATCGCGGCCAATGTTGCTTATGGGCAAACGATTGATCGCGTGCGTGTTCAGCACGCACTCGCAGCAGCTCATTTAACTGAGCTCATGGCAGAGCTGCCTGACGGCATGGATACCTCAATTGGGGGCAATGGCATGCGGCTATCGGGCGGGCAGCGCCAACGGCTGGCGATTGCACGGGCAATTTATAAAGATGCGCCGATTCTCATTCTTGACGAGGCGACCTCGGCCCTGGATGCAGAGTCCGAGCGTCATGTCCAAGCCGCTTTAGAGGTCTTGATGCGAGGCCGTACAACGCTGGTGATTGCACATCGGCTGGCGACGATCGAACGGGCCAATCGGATTCTCGTGCTTGAAGCCGGCCAGATTGTCGAGCAGGGTCGTCATGCTGAACTGTTGCAGCAAAACGGACGTTATGCGCAGCTTTATCATTTGCAGCATCAATCGCAGTAA
- a CDS encoding HEAT repeat domain-containing protein: MLNFIAGVRPSSPAPSSRHLAISSQHLLSQAHAHKAVGNLDAAQKSYRDAIEKAKIEHEENPGNSQAKKNFDAISKEFLAFLNELSLSGHQEPGTVAPLEEQTFLSPNRLLPINRNDATTHGLRSAQRLQDTFLSNSVRPVSMSQQPVFLPAQAKSELVDYLFTKALSTLGSLEVPDKPSLFLVYAHDNPAHGKAEADTSKYFIDKLSRIRGVKLHSDQAPMGQPYSNSPEELKEDSKLEDILTNQLCLLPDQLIKEVKPVDKVVVCCSEVLGSYLKWSDYKKFHQELRDAYHEDRETYHKDAEQPRTLAIREVVRKFSQEQAYKAGFHHVLTEIAFLQIRAEYKDQHGIIPVSLTENSYAQCLAHFIPATTVRMEDIPQFEQKTKVGREVHPNQSRHWVLFKVIERLLVASDEAQTFLNKFWEAYIKFVSEPSTLDRLEFVKLVDSIFEEIQAALHGQLARDLPQMRKLHTEIKQKLLTPNLSSIDVCEALYKHYQRSNLSIQWVSGQTVSLDDCYINLAIVESQAQREKDKKELRKQAATFERLPSSERQRLEATNSNKLIALEKLFEKQKLRDGLEGIPKRILIQGRAGIGKTTLCKKLVYEYHQNGLWQDQFESVLWVPLRQLKTHAPKRLEDLLCTQYLVDHESSEAQALSKVFYAHRDKTLFILDGLDEVVGELNEGRPLKNFLQTLLTQAHVVITSRPAGVDAKLLGQLDLELETVGFSSDNVQAYIEKCVPASNQAAIQQFIHRTPLIQGLVNIPIQLDALCYSWDRLPQNQEMTMSMLYEAMVDKLWRKDSVRLEKEEEGKVLGVDVIEDLSESDLEELMTAEIHYLGYLAFKGLETEKIEFSREELSQRRKELNERPQTRRKLPLNFTTNLKKTSYLHTADVDRSESERHYHFLHLTFQEFFAAKFLVEHLQAYAKVESASLLSHVVQKGLGAMLSWNELEAFIATHKYNPRYEIVWWMVAGLLKGVALENFFNVLDQSPRDLIGIRHQQVMMGCLNEARPELKGRLEIVETLETKLKQYFELEIKLIGQSQLGRQRFFPEHLLITNLNSYKDEIIKILRARPNLSANAIQAMIEIALKDRSWEVRKTVARILDEQKTLSANVLHALIGALTDQDKDVRYAAASALGGQSTLSEAAVRALSGALKDPDKDVRSLAARTLEEQKTLSEVAVLALVGALKDQDKDVRLSAVRTLEEQKTLSEAAVLALIDALKDQDKDVRSEAVHALEKQSTLSEAAVHDLIGALKNQDKDVGSAAASALGGQSMLSEAAVLALIGALKDQYKDVRSAAASALGGQSMLSEAAVRALIGALKDQDKDVRSAADCALGGRSTLSEAAVHDLIGALKDPDKEVRYAAARALGGQSTLSEAAVHDLIGALKDPDKEVRYVAAYALRGQSTLSKAAVQALTSALKDPGKDVRYVAACILGGRSTLSEAVVRALITDPDRDVRSAVARVLGGQSTLSEAAVRALSGALKGQDKDVRSAAAHVLGGQSTLSEAAVQALIGALKDPDKDVRYAAARALGGQSTLSEAAVQALIGALKDQDKDVRSATASALGGQSTLSEAAVQALIGALKDEEWDVKSATASALGGQSTLSEAAVHDLIGALKDQDKDVRSVAARALKEQKSLPADAILALITMLGGEDKSIKEIAIKILIGQETLSNNAIEVLITRLKDRDKSVRDAVVGILDLRIDQIYPMFASLAFEQIQTLYAHFLFPRSGKQVMFLYIQGNKLYFHTKGGLNHIELASPKIVIEAFKAVRENPEIIHVQESISVNTVAFSEEITNDLDINWMPGSNNPPQSKSRPDDLPILDPMALIDDAIARNIIQGHVSDSDEFIDDDSFWEGESESEVFSEEEEFAENED, from the coding sequence GTGCTTAATTTTATCGCCGGAGTGCGCCCGTCATCACCCGCCCCCTCGTCGCGGCATCTAGCCATCTCTTCGCAGCATCTGCTAAGCCAGGCGCACGCGCACAAAGCTGTAGGAAATCTGGACGCAGCCCAAAAATCGTATAGAGATGCGATAGAGAAGGCCAAAATTGAACATGAAGAAAATCCCGGTAATTCGCAAGCAAAAAAAAACTTCGATGCAATCTCTAAAGAGTTCTTGGCTTTTTTAAACGAACTTTCATTAAGTGGACATCAAGAGCCAGGTACAGTGGCTCCTCTTGAGGAGCAAACGTTCCTTTCCCCAAATCGATTGCTTCCCATCAACAGGAACGATGCGACTACACACGGACTTCGATCCGCGCAAAGGCTGCAGGATACCTTTTTATCTAATAGTGTCCGCCCTGTCTCAATGTCGCAGCAGCCAGTTTTTCTGCCTGCCCAGGCAAAAAGTGAACTGGTAGATTACCTGTTTACAAAAGCGCTGTCGACGCTTGGCTCCTTAGAGGTACCCGATAAACCCAGCCTGTTTCTGGTATATGCCCACGACAATCCAGCTCATGGAAAAGCCGAGGCCGATACGTCTAAATATTTCATCGATAAGTTATCTAGAATCCGAGGAGTCAAGCTGCATTCGGATCAAGCGCCGATGGGGCAACCGTATTCAAACTCGCCAGAAGAACTGAAAGAGGATAGCAAGCTAGAAGATATCTTAACTAATCAGCTCTGTTTGTTGCCAGATCAGTTAATAAAAGAGGTGAAGCCGGTCGATAAGGTCGTGGTGTGTTGTTCTGAGGTATTAGGAAGCTACCTAAAATGGTCGGACTATAAAAAATTTCATCAGGAACTTCGAGATGCCTATCACGAAGATCGAGAAACCTATCACAAAGACGCTGAACAACCACGCACTTTAGCAATACGTGAGGTGGTCAGAAAATTCTCACAGGAGCAAGCATATAAGGCAGGGTTTCATCATGTGTTGACGGAAATCGCTTTTTTGCAAATCCGGGCAGAGTATAAGGATCAGCATGGCATTATCCCGGTTTCGTTAACCGAAAATAGCTATGCACAATGCCTGGCGCATTTTATCCCAGCGACCACGGTTCGCATGGAGGATATTCCCCAATTTGAGCAGAAAACCAAAGTGGGACGAGAAGTGCATCCGAATCAAAGTCGGCACTGGGTGCTGTTTAAGGTGATCGAGCGGCTTTTAGTGGCCAGCGATGAGGCGCAAACGTTTCTGAACAAGTTTTGGGAGGCGTACATCAAATTTGTTTCTGAGCCGTCAACACTGGACAGGCTTGAATTTGTCAAGCTAGTAGACAGTATTTTCGAAGAGATACAGGCGGCGTTGCACGGTCAGCTTGCCCGGGATCTTCCTCAGATGCGCAAGCTGCACACGGAGATAAAACAAAAACTGCTTACACCCAATCTCTCCTCAATAGATGTATGCGAAGCGCTATATAAACATTATCAACGCTCGAATCTCTCAATTCAGTGGGTATCAGGTCAGACGGTTTCGCTTGACGACTGTTATATCAATTTAGCAATCGTTGAAAGTCAGGCACAACGTGAAAAAGACAAAAAAGAACTGAGAAAGCAAGCTGCGACTTTTGAACGTTTGCCTAGCAGTGAGCGGCAGCGGCTCGAGGCGACCAATTCAAACAAATTGATTGCGCTAGAAAAGCTATTTGAGAAGCAAAAATTACGCGATGGTTTAGAAGGCATCCCCAAACGGATTTTAATTCAAGGTAGGGCGGGAATTGGTAAAACTACCTTATGTAAAAAATTGGTCTATGAATACCATCAAAATGGACTTTGGCAGGATCAGTTTGAGAGCGTGTTGTGGGTGCCCTTACGACAACTCAAGACGCATGCTCCTAAACGTTTAGAAGACTTGTTGTGCACGCAGTATCTTGTAGATCATGAAAGCAGCGAAGCCCAGGCGTTATCAAAGGTCTTTTACGCGCATCGAGACAAAACGCTGTTTATCTTAGACGGCTTGGATGAAGTAGTCGGGGAACTAAACGAAGGCAGGCCTTTAAAGAATTTTTTACAGACGTTGCTCACTCAGGCACATGTGGTGATCACCTCCCGACCTGCCGGTGTCGATGCCAAACTGTTGGGCCAGTTGGATTTGGAGTTGGAAACTGTCGGCTTTAGTTCGGACAATGTACAGGCCTATATTGAAAAATGTGTGCCTGCATCGAACCAGGCAGCGATTCAGCAATTCATCCATCGTACGCCTTTGATTCAGGGGCTGGTGAATATCCCGATTCAACTGGATGCGCTGTGTTATAGCTGGGATCGGCTTCCCCAAAACCAAGAAATGACGATGTCGATGCTGTACGAAGCGATGGTAGATAAATTATGGCGCAAAGACAGTGTGCGTTTAGAGAAAGAAGAGGAAGGGAAAGTATTAGGAGTCGATGTCATTGAAGATTTGTCAGAATCGGATCTGGAAGAATTAATGACGGCCGAAATTCATTATTTAGGCTATTTAGCGTTTAAGGGATTAGAGACGGAGAAAATTGAATTTAGCCGGGAAGAACTGAGTCAGCGTAGAAAAGAATTGAATGAGAGACCTCAAACAAGAAGAAAATTACCCCTCAATTTCACCACGAATCTGAAAAAGACATCGTATTTACATACGGCGGATGTTGATCGGTCTGAATCTGAACGCCATTATCATTTCTTGCATTTAACGTTTCAGGAATTCTTTGCGGCGAAGTTCCTAGTAGAGCATCTACAAGCCTATGCAAAAGTGGAAAGCGCATCCCTCCTTTCCCACGTTGTGCAAAAGGGTTTGGGTGCTATGCTGAGCTGGAATGAGCTGGAAGCGTTTATCGCTACACATAAATACAATCCACGGTATGAGATTGTATGGTGGATGGTGGCCGGATTGCTCAAAGGTGTTGCATTGGAAAATTTCTTTAATGTATTGGATCAATCGCCGCGAGACCTGATAGGGATACGTCATCAGCAGGTGATGATGGGATGCCTGAATGAGGCGCGTCCTGAATTGAAGGGAAGACTTGAAATAGTTGAAACGTTGGAAACAAAGCTAAAACAGTATTTTGAACTTGAAATAAAACTAATTGGCCAAAGTCAATTAGGTCGTCAAAGGTTTTTTCCAGAACATCTACTTATTACAAATCTGAACTCCTATAAAGATGAGATTATTAAAATCTTGAGAGCACGTCCAAATTTATCTGCTAACGCAATCCAGGCTATGATCGAAATTGCATTAAAGGATAGAAGCTGGGAGGTCAGAAAAACGGTCGCCAGAATATTAGACGAGCAGAAAACGCTGTCCGCTAATGTGCTTCATGCTTTGATCGGCGCTTTAACCGATCAAGATAAGGATGTCAGGTATGCGGCAGCCAGTGCGTTAGGAGGCCAGAGCACGTTATCCGAAGCCGCCGTGCGGGCCTTGAGCGGCGCTTTAAAGGATCCAGATAAAGATGTCAGGTCTTTAGCAGCCCGTACGTTAGAGGAACAGAAAACACTGTCCGAAGTCGCCGTGCTGGCCTTGGTCGGAGCTTTAAAGGATCAAGATAAGGATGTCAGGCTTTCAGCAGTCCGTACGTTAGAGGAACAGAAAACACTGTCCGAAGCTGCCGTGCTGGCCTTGATCGATGCTTTAAAGGATCAAGATAAGGATGTCAGGTCTGAGGCAGTCCATGCGTTAGAGAAACAGAGCACGTTGTCCGAAGCCGCCGTGCACGACTTGATCGGCGCTTTAAAGAATCAAGATAAGGATGTCGGGTCTGCGGCAGCCAGTGCGTTAGGAGGCCAGAGCATGCTGTCCGAAGCTGCCGTGCTGGCCTTGATCGGCGCTTTAAAGGATCAATATAAGGATGTCAGGTCTGCGGCAGCCAGTGCGTTAGGAGGCCAGAGCATGTTGTCCGAAGCCGCCGTGCGGGCCTTGATCGGCGCTTTAAAGGATCAAGATAAGGATGTCAGGTCTGCTGCAGACTGTGCGTTAGGAGGCCGGAGCACGTTGTCCGAAGCTGCCGTGCACGACTTGATCGGCGCTTTAAAGGATCCAGATAAGGAGGTCAGGTATGCGGCAGCCCGTGCGTTAGGAGGCCAGAGCACGTTGTCCGAAGCTGCCGTGCATGACTTGATCGGCGCTTTAAAGGATCCAGATAAGGAGGTCAGGTATGTGGCAGCCTATGCGTTAAGAGGCCAGAGCACCTTGTCCAAAGCCGCCGTGCAGGCCTTGACCAGCGCTTTAAAGGATCCAGGTAAGGATGTCAGGTATGTGGCAGCCTGTATATTAGGAGGCCGGAGCACGTTATCCGAAGCTGTCGTGCGGGCCTTGATAACGGATCCAGATAGGGATGTCAGGTCTGCGGTAGCCCGTGTATTAGGAGGCCAGAGCACGTTGTCCGAAGCTGCTGTGCGGGCCTTGAGCGGCGCTTTAAAGGGCCAAGATAAGGATGTCAGGTCTGCGGCAGCCCATGTATTAGGAGGCCAGAGCACGTTGTCCGAAGCTGCCGTGCAGGCCTTGATCGGCGCTTTAAAGGATCCAGATAAGGATGTCAGGTATGCGGCAGCCCGTGCGTTAGGAGGCCAGAGCACGTTGTCCGAAGCTGCCGTGCAGGCCTTGATCGGCGCTTTAAAGGATCAAGATAAGGATGTCAGGTCTGCGACAGCCAGTGCGTTAGGAGGCCAGAGCACGTTGTCCGAAGCTGCCGTGCAGGCCTTGATCGGCGCTTTAAAGGATGAAGAGTGGGATGTCAAGTCTGCGACAGCCAGTGCGTTAGGAGGCCAAAGCACATTGTCCGAAGCTGCCGTGCACGACTTGATCGGCGCTTTAAAGGATCAAGATAAGGATGTCAGGTCTGTGGCAGCAAGGGCGCTAAAGGAACAGAAATCGCTACCTGCCGACGCGATCCTCGCCTTGATCACGATGTTAGGGGGTGAAGATAAGAGTATCAAGGAAATAGCCATTAAGATATTAATTGGGCAGGAAACGTTATCCAATAATGCAATCGAGGTTTTGATTACCAGGTTGAAAGATAGAGACAAGAGTGTCAGGGATGCGGTAGTTGGAATTTTAGATCTGCGTATTGACCAAATTTATCCTATGTTTGCAAGCTTAGCATTTGAACAAATACAAACTCTTTATGCTCATTTCTTGTTTCCACGAAGTGGTAAGCAGGTTATGTTCCTTTATATTCAAGGTAATAAACTATACTTTCATACAAAAGGTGGTTTAAATCACATAGAACTTGCGTCACCAAAAATTGTGATTGAAGCTTTTAAAGCAGTGAGAGAAAACCCTGAGATTATCCATGTTCAGGAGTCAATTTCAGTAAATACCGTTGCATTTTCTGAAGAAATCACTAACGACTTGGATATAAACTGGATGCCTGGATCAAACAATCCACCTCAAAGCAAATCAAGGCCAGATGATCTGCCAATCCTGGATCCAATGGCTTTGATTGATGATGCAATAGCGCGTAATATTATACAAGGGCATGTCTCTGATTCTGATGAATTTATTGATGACGACTCTTTTTGGGAAGGGGAATCAGAATCGGAGGTTTTTTCGGAGGAAGAAGAATTTGCTGAAAATGAGGACTAA
- a CDS encoding CsbD family protein, with the protein MNKDIVAGKWKQIVGKAKVLWGDLTDDDLEKVEGNADKLAGLIQEKYGKTLEEAKKEVKHFFDQNS; encoded by the coding sequence ATGAACAAAGACATAGTCGCAGGTAAATGGAAGCAAATCGTTGGTAAAGCAAAAGTGCTTTGGGGCGACCTGACAGATGACGATTTAGAAAAAGTCGAAGGCAACGCTGACAAACTAGCCGGGTTGATTCAAGAGAAATATGGCAAGACACTTGAAGAAGCCAAAAAAGAAGTTAAGCATTTCTTCGACCAAAATAGCTAG
- the rng gene encoding ribonuclease G → MNQEILINITPQEARVAIVEQGVVQELYIERTLSRGLVGNIYLGRVIRVLPGMQSAFIDIGFERAAFLHIADLWQAGAKEVNVASQPIEKILQEGQTLMVQVTKDPLGSKGARLSTQISIAGRTLVYLPREPHIGISQKIESEAEREAIRSRLAEVLPADEKGGYIIRTIAEDASQAELANDVLYLRKTWATIQRQAQLYPAPPVLYQDLELAPRVLRDFVGDKTKAIQIDSRETFQTLLEFAAAFTPAVQAKLQHYTGERPLFELYDIDTEIQRALAKRVELKSGGYLIIDQTEAMTTIDVNTGGYVGVRNFDDTIFKTNLEATHAIARQLQLRNLGGIIIADFIDMENTEHREAVLNELTKSLASDRTRTSISGFSQLGLVEMTRKRTRESLAHMLCEPCPTCTGRGQVKTARTVCYDVLREILRESRQFKPREFRIIASQTVIDLFLEEESQHLAMLCDFIGKPVSLQVAAGLSQEQYDIVLL, encoded by the coding sequence ATGAACCAAGAAATTCTAATCAATATCACGCCGCAAGAAGCGCGGGTTGCCATTGTTGAGCAAGGCGTGGTGCAAGAGCTCTATATTGAACGCACTTTGTCACGCGGGCTGGTTGGCAATATTTATTTAGGTAGAGTCATCCGGGTGCTACCCGGTATGCAGTCGGCTTTTATCGATATTGGCTTTGAGCGCGCAGCTTTTTTGCATATTGCCGATCTTTGGCAAGCGGGCGCCAAGGAAGTGAACGTCGCTTCGCAGCCGATCGAAAAAATCCTCCAAGAAGGGCAAACGCTAATGGTGCAGGTCACCAAAGATCCACTTGGCAGCAAAGGCGCACGACTTTCAACCCAGATTAGCATTGCCGGGCGGACCTTGGTTTATTTGCCGCGTGAACCCCATATCGGTATTTCGCAAAAAATTGAAAGTGAGGCCGAGCGCGAAGCAATCCGCTCGCGCTTGGCCGAAGTTTTACCGGCCGACGAAAAAGGCGGCTATATCATACGGACGATTGCCGAGGATGCAAGCCAAGCAGAACTGGCCAATGATGTGCTCTATTTGCGCAAAACTTGGGCCACTATTCAACGGCAAGCCCAGCTCTACCCTGCTCCACCCGTGCTTTACCAAGATCTTGAACTGGCGCCACGCGTGCTGCGTGATTTTGTTGGAGATAAAACCAAGGCAATCCAAATTGATTCGCGCGAAACCTTTCAAACTTTGCTCGAATTTGCGGCCGCCTTTACCCCCGCTGTGCAGGCAAAGCTACAGCACTATACTGGTGAGCGACCGCTCTTTGAACTGTATGACATTGACACCGAAATCCAGCGGGCGTTGGCTAAACGCGTCGAGTTAAAATCCGGTGGCTATCTGATTATCGATCAAACTGAAGCGATGACAACGATTGATGTCAATACCGGTGGCTATGTGGGAGTGCGTAATTTCGACGACACCATTTTTAAAACCAATTTAGAAGCCACCCACGCGATTGCACGCCAGCTACAGCTACGTAATCTCGGCGGTATTATTATTGCCGACTTTATCGATATGGAAAACACCGAGCATCGCGAGGCTGTGCTCAATGAACTCACTAAATCTCTCGCGAGCGACCGCACCCGCACCTCGATCAGTGGTTTTTCTCAGTTGGGCTTAGTTGAAATGACGCGCAAGCGAACCCGCGAATCGTTGGCTCACATGTTATGCGAGCCCTGCCCAACCTGTACCGGCAGAGGACAGGTTAAAACAGCACGCACTGTTTGCTACGATGTACTGCGTGAAATCCTACGCGAATCGCGACAATTTAAGCCACGTGAATTTCGTATTATCGCTTCGCAAACGGTGATCGATCTATTTCTCGAAGAAGAATCTCAACACCTTGCCATGCTCTGTGATTTCATTGGTAAGCCCGTTTCATTGCAAGTCGCGGCAGGTCTGAGTCAAGAGCAATACGATATTGTTTTGCTTTAA
- the rlmH gene encoding 23S rRNA (pseudouridine(1915)-N(3))-methyltransferase RlmH, giving the protein MKLWVLAVGHKMPHWIQLGFAEYAKRMPPELALELREIKPEPRSSKHNTASLLNAEKQRIEAALPKNARLVVLDEHGQDWTTQQLAQALPSWREDGRDIAFVIGGADGLDRALQQQADVLLRVSSFTLPHAMVRVLLAEQLYRAWSITQQHPYHRA; this is encoded by the coding sequence ATGAAATTATGGGTCCTCGCAGTGGGCCATAAAATGCCCCACTGGATTCAGCTTGGCTTTGCAGAATATGCCAAGCGCATGCCGCCCGAACTCGCCTTAGAACTACGCGAGATCAAACCGGAACCCCGCTCAAGCAAACACAATACAGCAAGTCTGCTGAATGCTGAAAAACAACGGATCGAAGCCGCGCTGCCCAAAAATGCGCGCTTAGTCGTGCTCGATGAGCATGGCCAAGATTGGACCACGCAGCAGCTGGCTCAAGCACTGCCGAGTTGGCGCGAAGACGGGCGTGATATTGCGTTTGTGATTGGCGGTGCAGATGGCCTAGATCGCGCGCTCCAGCAGCAAGCAGATGTATTATTACGCGTGTCAAGTTTCACGTTGCCCCATGCCATGGTACGCGTGCTCCTTGCCGAACAACTGTATCGCGCCTGGAGCATCACTCAACAGCACCCTTATCACCGGGCCTAG
- a CDS encoding nicotinate-nucleotide adenylyltransferase, translating into MMLRVGIFGGTFDPIHHGHLALATAFAKRLQLNQLIVLPAGQPWQKMHGALNTVSEAHHRLAMTRLGAAQLDLPETEVIVASDEIDRTSSSYTVDTLASWRNKVGADASLAFLMGADQLVQLDAWHQWPRLFDYAHLCVAARPGFSLAAASPIIAAEIAQRAAPAHALQTQEHGLIFIDTELALEISATGIRAQIRESAQALNEATPPSFLPASIWRYIRQHHLYQSES; encoded by the coding sequence ATGATGCTACGTGTGGGTATCTTTGGCGGCACTTTCGACCCAATTCATCATGGGCATTTGGCCCTCGCCACTGCTTTTGCCAAACGCTTGCAGCTCAATCAATTGATTGTGTTGCCGGCAGGCCAGCCTTGGCAAAAAATGCATGGTGCACTCAACACAGTATCCGAGGCCCATCACCGCTTAGCGATGACGCGCTTGGGCGCGGCCCAGCTTGACTTGCCTGAGACCGAAGTGATCGTCGCCAGCGATGAAATTGACCGCACTAGCTCAAGTTACACAGTCGACACACTAGCTTCATGGCGTAATAAGGTGGGTGCCGACGCCTCGCTAGCGTTTTTAATGGGGGCTGATCAACTGGTGCAACTTGATGCTTGGCATCAGTGGCCACGGCTATTCGATTACGCTCACCTCTGTGTCGCGGCGCGTCCAGGCTTTTCACTTGCAGCAGCCTCGCCTATTATTGCAGCAGAAATTGCGCAGCGCGCAGCCCCTGCGCACGCGCTACAGACCCAAGAACATGGCCTGATTTTTATCGATACTGAGCTCGCGCTGGAGATTTCCGCCACCGGCATCCGCGCCCAGATACGAGAATCTGCTCAGGCCTTAAACGAAGCAACGCCGCCGTCGTTTTTACCCGCTTCCATTTGGCGTTATATCCGCCAACATCATCTTTATCAATCCGAATCATAA